A genome region from Bacilli bacterium includes the following:
- the rpsP gene encoding 30S ribosomal protein S16: MAVRIRLKRMGAHKRPYYRIVVSDSRSPRDGRFIEEIGTYNPLSQPSAVKIDEEKALKWLQTGAQASDTVRSLLSQAGILKKFHEARQQK; the protein is encoded by the coding sequence ATGGCAGTTCGCATCCGTTTGAAACGCATGGGCGCACATAAAAGACCTTATTACCGCATTGTGGTTTCCGACTCGCGTTCACCGCGGGACGGACGCTTCATTGAGGAAATTGGAACTTATAACCCATTAAGTCAGCCGTCTGCGGTCAAAATTGACGAGGAAAAAGCGCTGAAGTGGTTGCAAACCGGCGCGCAAGCTTCCGATACCGTCCGCAGTTTGCTGAGCCAAGCGGGAATTTTAAAAAAATTCCACGAAGCACGGCAACAGAAGTAA